The Vigna angularis cultivar LongXiaoDou No.4 chromosome 6, ASM1680809v1, whole genome shotgun sequence genome contains the following window.
aAGAATTGAAACaatataagataatttattaattGGTTTTCGATTGAACCTTATTAGAAGCAAAAAAAATCAAGTGTGTGGGtacaaaaggaaatataaaaaaCTGACTACCAAATCAAACACACTTTGTCAAATCATTAAACATTCTTATCATCGCCATaagaggattttttttttcttatggaCAAATATGTTAATGTTTCTTGTTTAGACTGGAATAATATTTTAGGGATAaatcaaaattgtttaattttaaaaattaattaattaattttaaaaattctgtaAGAATTGAACTTAGAGGCTCACAACAGTGtatgaaaagtgaaaaaaacAAGTGAAAAAGCTAAAACGAATCTGAAAgggtaaaaatatttatattacgATTTTATCCAGacagaaaaacaaaagacaGGGTCCTAAATCCAAATTCCAAAGTTTCTCCTTTTTTGCAAGGGGCAGCCACCCCACATGTTTgctcctttctctctcttgaaTGCTCAAATTAAGAACAGTGCTGAGTTGAGAGCTACTATAAAGCCAAACCTTAACCTGTAGTAGTCACCATATTCTTCCCTGCCTGCACTGCACCACTTCTTCATCTCTCTTTACTATctcgtcttcttcttcaactttacAGTCACTAATGCCTGAAATTCAAACGTGAACAGAAGCCAACTTGTCCAGAATGGTAAAACAGAGTTAAGAAAAGCAAAGGAAGAATGGTGAGAGAGCACAATAGCATTAGCAGTGGATGGCCACCAATAGGGGCACCACTGAACATGCAGAGAGAAGAATATGATCAGCATTGGAGCAGCAGCTTCGACAGTTCAGTAAATGCTGTTTCTTTTGGCTTTGTTGCCACTGCCATTCTCATTTCTATGTTCTTAGTCATGGCCATCTTTGAAAGGTTTCTCAAACCCACCTCGCCGCCCCTGTTGCCGTCAGCCGACTGGAACCGTCGCCGGAGCTCTCAGATGGCCTTCAATGGGAAGATTGGCCACCCTTCACCGAAAGTGAGTGctaaaaaactcatttttttcatGGGTTGTGCTGCGTGAGTGTTCACTGCTCATTACAGTTTCATGACAATGTGAAAGCCTTTAACTTTTTTGCTTTTTGGCCTCGGCTCTTGCGTTTTCCTATTGTTAATGGTGGACACACAGTGCCTTCCTTGTTGAATGTTACTGTTTTTTggttctcttttttctttcctttcaagTTTTCCCTCAACTAAacagaaagaggaaaaaaatgaaGGATTTTCTCTTTGTTCTTCCACTTTAGGAAGCTTTTAATTTCGGTAGTTATTTTGGATTTTGGAAGAGTGATGATTACTTATCTGACATAAAGCTCTTTTTACCTAATTTCTTTGGTTGTTTTTAGGTTGCTTTTTACTCGCTTCTCTTTCTGGTTGAATATTATCCCTCCcataaatttcattttgttttccaCACTATATTAGAATAATGGTTTCTTAATGAGGATTATCTTTTTTCTACTGAATTCCTCTGCCTGCCCATTTGACTAATTCAAGATGTTTTTTTATGTTCCTCGTCATTTCTGACACTGTTATCCTTCAGTATTACACATTCTTGATCTCTTTTTT
Protein-coding sequences here:
- the LOC108342288 gene encoding uncharacterized protein LOC108342288 — protein: MVREHNSISSGWPPIGAPLNMQREEYDQHWSSSFDSSVNAVSFGFVATAILISMFLVMAIFERFLKPTSPPLLPSADWNRRRSSQMAFNGKIGHPSPKMSLYASWVSVLMPGDETPSFIAHPAPAPCCPERISWPPHQHSSVPYSTYTTMHNINQV